The following coding sequences lie in one Micromonospora sp. R77 genomic window:
- a CDS encoding rhodanese-like domain-containing protein: MTARIGRDELRTAIAAGTVTVVDALGGEYYARQHLPGAVPLVEAEVAERAGELLPDRTAPIVTYCSNPACPNSGRVADRLTALGYTDVRKYVEGIEDWVAAGLPTESGALTR, from the coding sequence ATGACCGCTCGCATCGGCCGCGACGAGTTGCGGACCGCCATCGCCGCCGGGACCGTCACCGTCGTCGACGCGCTCGGCGGCGAGTACTACGCCCGGCAGCACCTGCCCGGCGCCGTCCCGCTGGTCGAGGCCGAGGTGGCCGAGCGGGCCGGTGAGCTGCTGCCGGACCGCACCGCACCCATCGTCACCTACTGCTCCAACCCGGCCTGCCCGAACAGTGGCCGGGTCGCCGACCGGCTCACTGCCCTCGGCTACACCGACGTCCGCAAGTACGTCGAGGGGATCGAGGACTGGGTGGCCGCCGGCCTGCCCACCGAGTCCGGCGCGCTCACCCGCTGA